The genome window CGACCCAGAAGTCGCCCTCGCCCTCTTCCGACTCCTGCTTGACCAGCTGCGGCACGATGCGATTGACGCGGATGTACAGCTCCGGCGACTCGTCGGCCGGGCCGGAAATGATCAGCGGCGTGCGCGCTTCGTCGATCAGGATCGAGTCGACCTCGTCGACGATGGCGTAGTTGAGCCCGCGCTGGAAACGGTCGGCCTTGGACAGCGCCATGTTGTCGCGCAGGTAGTCGAAGCCGAATTCGTTGTTGGTGCCGTAGGTGATGTCGGCGGCATAGGCGGCGTGCTTGTCGCTGTGCGGCATGCCCGGGTACACCACGCCGACGCTCAGGCCCAGCCAGTTGTACAGCTTGCCCATCTGCGCGGCGTCGCGGCGCGCCAGGTAGTCGTTGACGGTGACCACGTGCACGCCCTTGTCTTCCAGCGCGTTGAGGTACACCGGCAGCGTAGCGACCAGGGTCTTGCCCTCGCCGGTGCGCATTTCCGCGATCTTGCCCAGGTGCAGGACCATGCCGCCGATCAACTGCACGTCGTAGTGGCGCATGCCCAGCACGCGTCGACTGGCCTCACGGCAGACCGCGAACGCTTCCGGCAGCACCTTGTCCAGGGTCTCGCCGCCGGCGATGCGGCCGCGCAGTTCCGGGGTCTTGGCCTGCAGCTGCTCGTCGGAGAGCTGCTCCATCTCCGGCTCCAGCGCATTGATCTTGGCGACGATACGGTGGAGCTGGCGCAGTTGGCGCTCGTTGCGGCTACCGAAAACGCGAGTAAGCAGACTGTTGATCATTGAAGGAACCGGTTGGAAAGGAACGCCTCTACGGCCCGATCCCCCATGGAATCGACGGGCCGCAAACGAAACAGGGCGCGAGGCGCCCTGTCGATGGCAAAGCACATTGTAGCTTGGGGCGGCGCCCGGCGATTCAAGCGCCGCCACGCCGCCCCCGGCGCGGCTCAACCGCGGCCGCGGCGGCCCACCGGGATGGCGCCATCGCCGAGGAACTTGGCCGGGTTCACCACCACCCCGTCCTTCCACACCTCGAAATGCACGTGGGCGCCAGTGGAACGGCCGGTGGAGCCGGCCTTGGCCACTTCCTGGCCGGCCCGCACCAGGTCGCCGACCTTCACCGACAGCCGCGAATTGTGCGCGTAGCGGGTGACATAGCCGTTGCCGTGGTCGACCTCGACCACGTTGCCGTAGCCGCCGCGCACCCCGGAGTAGCTGACCACGCCGTCGGCCACCGCCAGCACCGGGTCGCCGACGTTGGCGTGGAAGTCGATGCCCTTGTGGTTGCCGGTGCCGCGGCCGAACGGATCGGCGCGGCCGCCGAAGGCCGAGGTGATGTAGCTGTTGCGGATCGGCATCCGCGAAGGCACCGCGTTCTGGTCCAACTGGTGGTCGAACAGCAGCGACTCGAGCACCGACAACTGCTGGCCGGAGGTGGCGAACTTCTGCTGCAGCCCGTCCAGTTCCTTGCCCAGCTGCTGCGCGGGCATGTCGTGGCTGGGTTCGTCGTCGCCGCCGCCGACGCCGACCGGCTGGTCGAAATCGAACTCGCCGTCCTGCAACTTGCCCATGCGGGTCAGGCGCTCGCCGAGCGCGTTGAGCCGGGTCGCCTGCGCCTGCAGCTCGCCCAGCCGCGCCGCCAGGGCGTTGACCTGGGTCTGCGCGTCGCGGCGCACCTGCGCCAGCTCCTGGTCCTGCCGCTCCAGCTTGGCGCGCATCTGCGCCGAACCACCCCACCCCGCCGCGGCGCCGACGCCGATGCCGAGTACCATGCCGAGGCCGAGCACCGCACCGAGCGCGGCGAGGGGGCGACGATCGGCGTACTCGCGCAATCGCCACGGCAACGTTTTGACCCCCTTTTCACTGGAACGGATTACGATCTTCTTGAACGTCATATGAGTTTTCATGTCTAAGCGAAAGTCCGGCGAAGGCCATACCGCTACGCCGCAGCCGGCGTTGGACGCCGCACTGGCGGACAAGGCGGGCGACCCGTTGCGCCGCGCCTTGTGGCTCGACGCGCTGGACCGGCAGTTACGCCCCCATCTGCCGCCGAACCTGGCCTCCCGTTGCCGGTTGGCCAATGTGAACGGCGAACAGCTCGTTTTTCTCGTTGAGTCTCCGGTCTGGCACGCCCGGGTCAGGCTGGCCGAGGCCGACATCCTTGCTGCGGCCCGTTCCCTCGGGCTGAAAGCCACCAAAGTGACCGTCAAGACGGCGACTGCGCCCGCGCATTCCCCAATGCATCAGGCAAGAAGCACGCCAGCTCCGGTGTCCGCGGCCACGCACAAGGGTTTGCGCGAGGCCCTGGCTTCCCTGCAAGACGTTGGCTCCGCAACGCCCGATGCGACCACGGGCTCCGACCGCGGCCGTCGACGTACGTAGACACGCCGCGACCGACGCATCCTAGCGGGCGCCGGGCGTCAGGTCGTTATCGATTCGTTAAATCGACGTTAAGGGAAAAAGAAGGAACGGCCGATTGCCGATTCCGTGATACCGACCCGGCCGATCGGCCGGGCTGAATGGGTTCAGGCGTAAGCCGCCGCCCCATAGGCCACCGGCGCCTGCTGCGCGGCGGATTCGAAGCTGACCCATTCCCAGGCCGCCTGCTCGGCGAGCAGCGCGCGGACCAGCTTGTTGTTGAGCGCGTGGCCGGACTTGTAGCCCTCGTAAGCACCCAGGATCGCGCCGCCGGCCAGGTACAGGTCGCCGATCGCATCGAGGATCTTGTGGCGCACGAACTCGTCGGCGTAGCGCAGGCCGTCGTCGTTGAGCACGCGGAACTCGTCGAGCACGATGGCGTTGTCCATCGACCCGCCCAGGCCCAGGTTGCGTTCGCGCATGTACTCCAGGTCGCGCATGAAGCCGAAGGTGCGCGCGCGGGAGATTTCCTTGATGTAGGCCATCGTCGAGAACTCGATCTCCTGGCGCGACTGCTTGGCCGGGATCATCGGGTGGTCGAACTGGATGGTGAAACCGAGCTTGTAGCCGCCGTCGTACGGCATGAAGCGGGCGACCTTGTCGCCGTCGCGCACTTCCACCTCGCGCTTGATGCGGATGAAGCGCTTGGCCTTGTCCTGCTCGACGATGCCCGCCGACTGCAGCAGGAACACGAACGGACCGGCCGAGCCGTCCATGATCGGCAGCTCGGCCGAGGACAGTTCGACGATCGCGTTGTCCACGCCGAGGCCGGCCATCGCCGACATCAGGTGTTCCACGGTCTGGATCTTGGCCTGGCCGCGGCTCAGGCCGGTGCACAGCGTGGTCTCGGTGACCAGCTCGGCATCGGCCGGCACGTCCACCGCCGGATCCAGGTCCACGCGCCGGAACACGATGCCGTGGTCGGCCGGTGCGGGGCGCAGGGTCATGTAGACCTTGTCGCCGCTGTGCAGGCCCACGCCGGTGGCGCGGATCGTGTTCTTGAGAGTGCGTTGCTGGGTCATGGCAGACAGTCTGGAAACGTCTGTTCGCACGGGAACTGAACAGACAACGAGAATATCACGCGTTTAGCCAAATTTTAACAAAGCGGTCACAGCATCCCATGGGTGCAACGCTGGCCCGTGCCGGCGTCGCCGTCGCAAAAACCTGCCGGGTCGCGGGGACCCGGCAGCAAGGGACACGGCACGCCGGCCAGGGAGGCGCTCCCGGACGGCGGTGTTGCGTGTTGCGGGCCGGCGCGCACGCCGGCCGATGACACGTCGACCTCAGTCGGCCTGGCGGCGCAGGGCGGGCCGCTTGCTTGCGAAGCACCGCTTCGCGAGCGGCCCCGCGCCCGGCCATGGATGGCCGGGCAGGCCCATCCGCAAGCCGGACGGCTGCGCCAGGGACGGCATCAGTCGGCCTGGCGGCGCAGGAACGCCGGAATATCCAGGTAGTCGCTCGGCAGGTCGGCCGCGGCCGGTGCCGGGGCGGACGCCGCCGCGCCCATGCCGTCGCCGCTCGGACGGCGCAGGCCCAGGCCCATCGCACCGCCGACCGCCTTGGACACGGCGTCGCCGCCGTGGTCGAAGTCGCCGAACTCCGGCTGGCCGGTGGTGGCGTTGCGCACCAGCTTGATCGGCGCGCGCTGCTCCGGACGCTGCGACTGGCGCGACACCGCGCGGTTCAGGCCGGTGGCGACCACGGTCACGCGCACTTCGTCCTGCATGTCCGGATCCAGCACGGTGCCGACCACCACGGTGGCGTCCTCGGAGGAGAAGCCCTCGATGGTGCGGCCGATCTCGTCGAACTCGGCCATGGTGAAGTCCGGGCCGGCGGTGATGTTGACCAGGATGCCGTTGGCGCCGGCCAGGTTGACGTCGTCCAGCAGCGGGTTCTGGATCGCCGCTTCGGCCGCGGCCTGCGCGCGGTCGTCGCCGCGGGCCGAGCCGGTGCCCATCATCGCCAGGCCCATTTCCGACATCACCGTGCGCACGTCGGCGAAGTCGACGTTGATCAGGCCCGGACGCACGATCAGGTCGGCGATGCCCTGCACCGCGCCCTGCAGCACGTCGTTGGCGGCGCGGAACGCCTGGATCATGGTGGCGTTGCGGCCGAGCACGGTGATCAGCTTCTCGTTGGGAATGGTGATCAGCGAGTCGCAGTGCTGGCTCAGTTCCTCGATGCCCTTCAGCGCCACCTGCATGCGGCGGCGGCCTTCGAACGGGAACGGCTTGGTGACCACGGCTACGGTCAGGATGCCCATTTCCTTGGCCAGCTGCGCCACCACCGGCGCCGCGCCGGTACCGGTGCCGCCGCCCATGCCGGCGGTGATGAACACCATGTCCGCGCCCTGCAGCGCGTCCATGATGCGCTCGCGGTCTTCCAGCGCGGCCTGGCGGCCGACTTCCGGGTTCGCGCCCGCGCCCAGGCCCTTGGTGACGTTGGTGCCGAGCTGCAGCTGCAGCTTGGCGCCGCAGTTCTTGATCGCCTGCGAGTCGGTGTTGGCGGTGATGAACTCCACGCCGTCCACGCTGCTGCTGACCATGTGCGCGACCGCGTTGCCGCCGCCGCCGCCCACGCCGACCACCTTGATCACTGCATTGGGTGCCATCTTTTCAATCAGTTCGAAATGCGCCATGTCCGTTTCCTCTTTGAGCCGGGAATGGGGAATCGGGAATGGGGAATCGGATCGCTCCGTTCGCTGTCCCGACACCCGCATTTCGGCGAGTGTTGTTGTTTGGAAGCTGGGAATGGGGAACCGGGAATGGGGAATCGCAACAGCGTCTCCAGCCCGGCACCTGTTCCTCAGCGGAACTACAAAAAAACCACACCTATCTACCCCTCACCGCTCTCCACCTATCTCACCGCAGCACCGCTTTTGCTTTTGCACTTACCCATTCCCAATTCCCGGTTCGCCATTCCCGGCCCTCAAAACTCGCCGCGATACCAGTTCTTCAATTTCTTGAACAAGCTGCCGGCGCGGCCGGTCGGCAGCGACGGGCGGCGCGGGTGTTCGATCTGGCTGCCCATCAGCAGCAGGCCCACGCCGGTGGCGTGGACCGGATTGCCGACCACCTCGCCCAGGCCGGTGACGTGCTGGGGAATG of Xanthomonas sacchari contains these proteins:
- the ftsZ gene encoding cell division protein FtsZ — protein: MAHFELIEKMAPNAVIKVVGVGGGGGNAVAHMVSSSVDGVEFITANTDSQAIKNCGAKLQLQLGTNVTKGLGAGANPEVGRQAALEDRERIMDALQGADMVFITAGMGGGTGTGAAPVVAQLAKEMGILTVAVVTKPFPFEGRRRMQVALKGIEELSQHCDSLITIPNEKLITVLGRNATMIQAFRAANDVLQGAVQGIADLIVRPGLINVDFADVRTVMSEMGLAMMGTGSARGDDRAQAAAEAAIQNPLLDDVNLAGANGILVNITAGPDFTMAEFDEIGRTIEGFSSEDATVVVGTVLDPDMQDEVRVTVVATGLNRAVSRQSQRPEQRAPIKLVRNATTGQPEFGDFDHGGDAVSKAVGGAMGLGLRRPSGDGMGAAASAPAPAAADLPSDYLDIPAFLRRQAD
- a CDS encoding M23 family metallopeptidase translates to MTFKKIVIRSSEKGVKTLPWRLREYADRRPLAALGAVLGLGMVLGIGVGAAAGWGGSAQMRAKLERQDQELAQVRRDAQTQVNALAARLGELQAQATRLNALGERLTRMGKLQDGEFDFDQPVGVGGGDDEPSHDMPAQQLGKELDGLQQKFATSGQQLSVLESLLFDHQLDQNAVPSRMPIRNSYITSAFGGRADPFGRGTGNHKGIDFHANVGDPVLAVADGVVSYSGVRGGYGNVVEVDHGNGYVTRYAHNSRLSVKVGDLVRAGQEVAKAGSTGRSTGAHVHFEVWKDGVVVNPAKFLGDGAIPVGRRGRG
- the lpxC gene encoding UDP-3-O-acyl-N-acetylglucosamine deacetylase, which produces MTQQRTLKNTIRATGVGLHSGDKVYMTLRPAPADHGIVFRRVDLDPAVDVPADAELVTETTLCTGLSRGQAKIQTVEHLMSAMAGLGVDNAIVELSSAELPIMDGSAGPFVFLLQSAGIVEQDKAKRFIRIKREVEVRDGDKVARFMPYDGGYKLGFTIQFDHPMIPAKQSRQEIEFSTMAYIKEISRARTFGFMRDLEYMRERNLGLGGSMDNAIVLDEFRVLNDDGLRYADEFVRHKILDAIGDLYLAGGAILGAYEGYKSGHALNNKLVRALLAEQAAWEWVSFESAAQQAPVAYGAAAYA
- a CDS encoding DUF721 domain-containing protein; translation: MSKRKSGEGHTATPQPALDAALADKAGDPLRRALWLDALDRQLRPHLPPNLASRCRLANVNGEQLVFLVESPVWHARVRLAEADILAAARSLGLKATKVTVKTATAPAHSPMHQARSTPAPVSAATHKGLREALASLQDVGSATPDATTGSDRGRRRT